In Halalkalicoccus sp. NIPERK01, one DNA window encodes the following:
- a CDS encoding D-isomer specific 2-hydroxyacid dehydrogenase family protein: protein MTQVIVVGPLFEDVWPLAADHLRELWAEHGSVEFRRLNEMPDRLLDALDNPSEVTELAALGVPVTDECADRLTALESAFVMTDSMYAVDAAAHERLDERDVAVHDHTNEGFWAQSVAEFGLGLTIDALRQIPQKHTGMIESHDPRDLDKLDNEVPGANGHQFADDPNFTNGTVAGTRVRVAGVGNIGSTYADAVGSLGADVVAYDPYADEPCFHRSGADRVWSLEALVEDAEVFAPTVPLTDATEGLITDDHIHALPDGCIVVLITRAGVVDMDAVRERVLANEIALAADVWDEEPLPLDDPLLNRHNVVHTPHIAGRTRDANEAWAEHLNAHFRAAE, encoded by the coding sequence ATGACCCAGGTGATCGTCGTCGGCCCGCTGTTCGAGGATGTCTGGCCGCTCGCGGCCGACCACCTTCGGGAACTGTGGGCCGAACACGGCTCCGTCGAGTTTCGGCGTCTCAACGAGATGCCGGATCGGCTCCTCGACGCACTGGACAATCCGAGCGAAGTAACCGAACTCGCCGCGCTCGGCGTTCCGGTCACTGACGAGTGTGCCGACCGGCTGACGGCCCTCGAATCGGCGTTCGTGATGACTGACTCGATGTACGCGGTCGATGCTGCCGCCCACGAGCGCCTCGACGAGCGCGACGTCGCCGTCCACGACCACACCAACGAAGGGTTCTGGGCGCAGTCGGTCGCCGAGTTCGGCCTCGGTCTGACAATCGATGCTCTCCGGCAAATCCCCCAGAAGCACACCGGGATGATTGAGAGCCACGATCCGCGGGATCTTGATAAGCTGGATAACGAGGTGCCGGGCGCGAACGGCCACCAGTTCGCCGACGACCCGAACTTCACGAACGGCACCGTCGCCGGCACACGTGTGCGGGTAGCTGGCGTCGGCAACATCGGCAGTACGTACGCCGACGCCGTCGGCTCGTTGGGTGCGGACGTCGTGGCCTACGACCCCTACGCCGACGAGCCGTGCTTCCACCGATCGGGCGCCGATCGAGTGTGGTCGCTAGAGGCGCTTGTCGAGGACGCCGAGGTGTTCGCGCCGACGGTACCCCTAACCGACGCCACCGAGGGACTGATCACGGACGATCATATCCATGCGCTGCCGGACGGGTGTATCGTGGTCCTGATCACCCGCGCGGGCGTGGTCGACATGGACGCCGTCCGTGAGCGCGTCCTCGCCAACGAGATCGCTCTAGCCGCGGACGTCTGGGATGAGGAGCCCCTGCCGCTCGATGACCCGCTGCTCAACCGACACAACGTCGTTCACACCCCCCATATCGCAGGGCGGACGCGTGACGCCAACGAGGCGTGGGCTGAACACCTCAACGCTCACTTTAGAGCGGCCGAGTAA